The sequence AAATCGCAGGGCTTGCCGTCGTACAAGCAAGTCACTTACCAACCCTCAAGTGCCAGGCTTCCAGTACATAGTGCCATCAACTCGGACACGATGTCAggctccatctcgagcgGCGACAGCGCCTCGTCTGGTCAGAAGCAACGCCTCTTGCCCACTGCCAGTTATCAGCCTCATGCCGCTACCCAGCAGGCTATCAGGCTTGAGGGCAGCAACACGCGTGCCAATACGTATGCCTCGTCNNNNNNNNNNNNNNNNNNNNNNNNNNNNNNNNNNNNNNNNNNNNNNNNNNNNNNNNNNNNNNNNNNNNNNNNNNNNNNNNNNNNNNNNNNNNNNNNNNNNGATCACGATGAGCTGCACGACTGAAAAAGGAAGGTCACTCGCATAGCGTCTCGTGGCGTGGTCTTGCGAACGTCTGTACTTTGCTTTTTCTGGTAGTcggtctcgtcgctctcttTGCCGGATACCCCATCATCTCGCACTTGGAAAAGAACAACAACCAGAGCAAAAGTGGTTTCAATCTCGGCGGTACCAACGGCTCAGGCCAAGTGCCTGATCTTCCTCTCTTTAGCCTGATTGACAAGGACACGCCCCAATCGGCTCTCTCACGCGTGTCGCCCGCCGATGGCAACTCCTACCATCTCGTCTTTTCCGACGAGTTTGAACAGGAAGGCCGAACCTTTTGGCCGGGTGACGATCCGTTTTGGGAGGCTATGGAACTGTACTATGGTGTCACTGGCGATTACGAGTACTACTCGCCCGAAGCTATCAACACCACTGGCGGTGCACTCTCAATCACCATGACCCAAAAAGCTACACACAACCTCAACTTCCAGTCTGGGATGCTCCAATCCTGGAACAAATTCTGCTTCCAGGGCGGTTACATTGAATTCTCGATGCGAATGCCCGGTGGACCCTCCACTTCTGGCTACTGGCCCGGTCTTTGGCTCATGGGCAACCTCGGTCGACCAGGTTACCCCGGCTCTACCGACGGCATGTGGCCCTACTCGTATCCTGGCTGCGATGCCGGCATACTGCGCAATCAAACATGGGTCAATGGTACTGGTCCCGATGGCGCTATCCACTCAGAGGGTACCTATTCGGTCGGCGGCCAGGTTTCTTTCCTCTCTGGCATGCGATCTCCTGCTTGCACCTGCCCCGGTGAAGACCATCCTGGACCCAGCGTCAACATTGCCCGCTCATCGCCAGAGCTCGATATTCTCGAGGCTCAGATTCAGAATCACCAAGGTGTCTCTCACGGTTACGCCTCGCAGTCGTACCAGGTAGCGCCGTTTGATCTCAGCTACGAGTGGGTCAACACGTCAGATGCTGTCAAGATCTGGGATTCGGATGTGACACAAGTCAACTCGTACAAGGGCAATGTCTATCAAGAAGCTGTTTCGTCGCTCACACGGATTCCTGACTCGGGCTACGttgacagcagcaatcaGTACCTCACCTACGGCGTCGAGTATCATCCTGACTGGAACGAAAACGGCGGCGGTTCCGTCACGTGGTacgtcgatggcaagccTTCGTGGTCCATCAACGGAAAGTCGATGCCTGCAAACCCGCCGATGGACATTGGCTTGCGAACCATCTCGGTGGAGCCCATGTCGATCATCATAAATTTGGGCATGTCGCCGACGTTCCAGCACGTCAActttggcagcggcggtgTCGTGTTCCCAGCTACCATGTCGGTCGACTACGTCCGTGTCTACCAGCTAGACGGCCAGAGCGACCGCATCTCTTGCGACCCACCTGACCACCCGACCGCCCAGTACATTGCGGACCACATGGATCTCTATACGAATCCAAACTACACAGTTTACCCGCACAAGTGGCCCAAGAATAAGCTCACCGGTTGTTAAGCGGTCTGGTCGGCGCAAAGTTTCTGTTGCTCTTTCCAGTGATGGCGCGTGTCAGTGGCGCTGTCTTTTGTGTGCTTCttgtctttgctcttgctgttgTATTTGTAGATTTGAAACATTCTATTTGACTGACGTTGACTGAGTATGGTCGCGCATGTCCCTGAAAGCGTTGGGTGTTGAGAATCGGACCAAAAGAGGACCAAGAGGCGAAAATAGGCTTTGGTCCAGAGAGATGAGAGACATGAACCGAAGGAGACGCGTGGATTTGTGGAATTCAGGCATCACAATTGCGGCTCGAGAAAGTGTCATGGATGTATTACAGGCATGCGCGGAGGTAGTCAGAATGAAAGAGGGAGAAAGGGGGTGGGGTATGTTGAGCACCCTGGATGCGAAATTTGAGGACAGGAAAAAAGGACCAGACATGTATGGGGGGGTAGGTGAAGATGCTATGTTGAGAGCTTGGTATGAGATacagcgagcgagacggaAGATGTAAATTAGATGGCAATCTAGATGACGTTTTCCTTAGGGAACTTGAGGATGGGACCGACCTGACCGATGCACATGCCACCGAGCTTGTGTCCGACGTCGATGGCTTGGTCGATGGACTTTCCAAGCACGAGCGCGCCTACGACACCACCGGCGAAAGCGTCACCGGCACCGTTGGtgtcgacaatgtcggcaGGGTTGATCTTGGGTGTCTCGTGAACCTTTTGCTCCTTCTCACCGCGCTTAGCGACAATCGTGGGCTGCGAGCCCTGGGTGATGATGACCACTCGCTTTTGCGCCTTAGTGGTAACAGCATCAAAGTCGGCGATGGCCTGGGCGATGGTCTTGAGATCCTTGGATTCCAGCTTGTGTGCCTCAGCCCACGCTTCGGCCTCGGACTCGTTTCCAAACACGACATCAGCATAGGGAACCACCTGATCGACCTGCGAGGTGAAGAACTGCGGGATGAAAGGCGCCGACAGGTTCATGGTGAACGAAACATCGCGCGATTTGGCTTCCTCGGCAAGCACCAGCGCCGACTCGACGCCGTGGGTGAGGAAGAAGCCACCGAGGTAGAAGATTTTGGCGTTCTTGATCGCCTGCTGAGCTTCAGCGGTTTCGAGGTGCGACTTGGTGAACTTTTCGGCCGCACCCAGGTTGGTGCACAGCGAACGGTTGTGTCCGGTAATCACAACAGCGCACGAACCGGTGGGCTGGTCATCGGAAAACTGGTAGATGGATTTGAGACCTTCCTTGTCGTTGGCCGCCTGCAGTTGCTTAGCGAGGTCATCCTTGCCGACGCATCCGAGGTAAGCGGTAGAGTTGGCAGGCAGAACGTACTGCgcgcagcgagcagcattctgcgcagcaccaccggcaACGTAGGTAACGTCGTAGTTGTCAACAATGTCCTTGTAAATagcaagctgcttctcgTCAGCCAGCACGGCGTCATTCGCTTTGAGACCGTACTTCTCGAGCATCGCCTCGCCATTGCGGATCTgcatgtcgagcagtgGATTGCCGAGAGCAACCAGTTCAAAGTTTCCGCCTGCCATTGTCAAGATGTGTATCAATGTGGAGATGAGAGAgttgttgatgatggaAGAGAAGAATGCAAACAGTAaagccaatcacgaatcagctGTCTTTTGTGTCCCTTGCACGCTACCAACATTCCCATCTGCGAAAACGTGCGTGCAGAGTTTGACTttcagccacgagcgtTTTGACTAAGTCAGATTTCTTCCAGGCCTGCGCACCAGCCAATCCTGAATTGGCCACGGGCTAGACGCGAAGAAAGGTACAAATCGATCGGGGTTGTTTTTTGAACATCGGCCGATCGTGCTAggtgttgcgtgttggaAAATGCGCGTGCTGTGTCGTTTACGCGTAGAATCGCGGCGCGGGTTCAGAAACTGGACTTTTGTCAGCACACGCTGCAGCAGAGAAGCGTAAATTTGAGTTTTTTTATTTACTGCTGAGTTGTTCTCAGtgctccacgctcgtgtcttgttgatgttggacagcagctgagcttgtGTGGCGACAATTGCCCGACTTGACACTTGTCACTTGGAACTGTGACTTGCTTGCCCGACTTAGCGAAACGGTACAACGCCAGCGTCGGAACTTGCGTCTCTTCTGACCAATCTCATCGACATCCAACCAGGACGTGGGACTGTGCGGAACGCTCTCGACACAGTCATGACAACGCAATCGAGCGCCGGTCCACAGTCTCAACCATCGCGCGATTTCTTTGCTTCGTCACCTTCCGCAACCCCTGGTTCACCCAGCAAACAAGCTTCTCAAGCGTCCAAACAGCCAGACGCTCTGGTAACACCATCATCGGTCACAGCCAATACCTCCGTCTGTGCGGATAACCTCTTggaccaccaccaacatgAGCCGCAGCACGATGCTGCATCGGTTGTCATCGGCATTGAAGGCTCAATCAATGATTCTGCTGCGATCCACCGTCGAAGGCAGCAACCACGCAGAGCTGCTGTGCAGAATGCAAAGCCCCTATTTCTggcagaagacgaagacgatgctATCAACTGGCCGGTAGCGgatcaagaagaaggagacGACTTCTTTTCCACGCAGCTTGCCGACCAGAAAGTCAAGAGGCCAGCTCGTGCAACTGTGAATAGCGACGAAAAGGATTTCCAGCCTAGCACATTGTCGTCTCTATCTTCCCCTCCATCAGAGACCGTATACAAGCGATCGCCTCCGTCAGACGATGTGCAAGCGTCCAACGGACCAGCCAAAAGACCAAAAAAGTCTTGGTCGACCCCAGCTTCAGTAGCTACTACGAAAAGCGCGCCGCGGCATTGCTCACCAACACCCGACCCACGTCTTCGCCACGATGCGTTTGACCGTCGCTACATAGGCACTTTTGTGCTTTCAGCTTGGTCGTTGTCCAAAGGCTCATCTTATGTGAAACCAGGCGATGCGGTCCGCATTTTTCGTCCACGCAAGAAACATGCCACTGCTGAGCCAAAGATTGCCTCAAAACTCACTAATGGTGGCATGCAAAAAGCCAAGCAGACCACGCTCAATTTTCGAGGTGCCTCTGCAGGCCCCACCAACTTCTTTACGTCCAAGCAAAAGTCGAAGGAAAAGGAACACTTTATCGTTCGTTTCAGCAACATGCGTGGCTTTGAAGTGGGTCGTTTGCCTCTTGAGGTGGCTATCTGGATGTCTAAGCTCATCGATGCCGGAATAGCCGAGTTCGAAGGTGTGGTGGTCGATTGTCCGCCATCACTCACAGTCGGATGTGACATTATTTTACAGGTCAAGGCGTATATCAAGTTCGACGCTTTCTTCTCGACCCTACTTGGCAGCCGCGAATTTGACGATCAGAACGAAGCGCTACGACCAGAGACAGCCGAGTCAGATCTGGAAAAGACTCTACGAGAGAGAAAGATCAGCTTACTTCGCATGTTTCGCGTATGCGACCTCAAGCCTCGCCTAAGCAACGCGATTCTCAAGTCGCACAAGGCCAGCGACGACTTTTCCAGCGAGGCCATGCTCGATCAGTACGGCGGAGACATTCAAGGTGCTGTCAAGCATGCAGGAAGTGATCTAGCCATATCGACCGAGAACGGTACACAGCTTCCTCACGCTGGGGAAGATGCTTCATCTACCGCTATTGATCTAGACGTTGAAGGTGATACCGACGCTGTCGCTCATCTTGAAATAGCCGATCAGTTGCAAAGTGCAAAGCGGCAGACagatggcgatgcagaTACCGAAGAAAACGACGGTACTGAGCTCAACCTCAATCAGCTCGACCAAGTCTATCGCAAGGCTCAGGCGAATGATGCCCACCTTCCTGAGGTTGAGCCACCCGAATCGTTCGTCCTCACACTGCGACCTTACCAGAAGCAGGCGCTGGGCTGGATGAAAAACATGGAAATGGCGCCTGGCCAATCGTCGTCTAGCCAAGAGCAAAGCGTAACGCAGCAGGGCAACGGCGACACTGGCGAACGAAACGTTTCGCTTCATCCTTTGTGGGAAGAGTACGAATTTCCACTTGACTATGACAATCCGCAAGCAAACGAGCGTCTGATTCTCAGCGCTACGCGCTTGTTTTACTTCAACCCGTACACGGGTGATCTCAGCCTGGACTTCCAGCGTGCTAGTAAGGGCTCGCGCGGCGGTATTCTggccgacgagatgggcCTAGGTAAGACAATCATGGTGGCGAGTCTGCTCCATGCTAACCGCACTTCGGATCCAGGAGAAGAAAGTGAAGGTGAGATCAATGcagtcgacgctgcagaAGGAGACGTTTCCACGAAACGCAAAGGCTCGGCGAAGCAGACTTCGCTGGCGTCGGCGTTTGCTGCGTCGACTTCAAGTGTAGATCAGCGCAAAGCTTTGCTTAAGGCATCTGTGTCGAAAGGAAAAGCATCTTTGGTCGTAGCTCCGATGAGCTTGATTGGCCAATGGCGCGACGAGCTGATTCGCGCTTCGGCTCCTGGATCGCTCACACCCGTGCTCTACTATGCGGATACCAAGGGCGACTTACTCGCGCAACTCGAGTCCGGCAAGGTAGATGTCGTCATCACATCGTACGGCACCTTGGTCACTGAATACCGTCGCTTTCTCGACGGAGGTGGAGCCTCTAATCGGCACCTGTCGGTCAGCGCTCCACTTTACTGCATCGACTGGCTAAGGGTCATCCTCGATGAAGCGCACAACATCAAGAATCGCTCCACCATGAACGCTCGTGCCTGCTGCGACCTTGTCTCGCGGCGTCGCTGGGCGCTTACAGGTACGCCGATCATCAACCGTCTCACGGACCTCTTCAGCCTACTCAAGTTCCTGCGTGTCGAACCGTGGGGTGATTTCAGCTTTTTCAACTCGTTCGTGTGTAAACCATTCCAGGCGAAATCCACCAAAGCGTTGGATGTGGTACAGGTGATTTTAGAATCGGTCTTGTTGCGCAGAGAAAAGAAGATGAAGGACAAAGATGGTAAGCCGATTGTCGAGTTGCCTCCGAAGACGATCGTggtcaaggagctcgagttTTCCGAATTGGAGAGGAGGATTTATGACAATGTCTACAGGAGGGCGTACTTGCAATTTGCGAGTCTCAAGGCAAATGGTACGGTGACAAGGAACCTTTCGGTGATTTTCAGCGTGTTGATGCGGTTAAGGCAGGCGGTGTGTCATCCGAGTTTGGTATTGAAGGCCGGTAGCAAGGTGCAAAGTGGCGGAATACGGAAGGATCATGTGGATCGGAATGGCGAGGTTGGAGTGGGCGAGGGGGATCATGTCGAAgttgatgcggatgcggtCGAGTTTGGACTGGATTCAGACCATGTAGGAGGGAATGGCACGCCGAGTACGCAAGATCTGCGCGAGTTGGTGGCTCAATTCCAGTTGGACGAAGCAGGTGAGGCGGGTGATGATTCGACCGAGAGCTATACGAAAGCGACGGTTGAACGGCTCATCGGCGAGATGCATGGTGATCAAGCGACTGTGCCACCAGTTGTTAGTGATGGGGAAAACGAATGTCCGATTTGTTTGGAAGAATCGCAAATTTCTCCATGCTACTTACCACGGTGCATGCACAGCGCTTGCAAAGC comes from Mycosarcoma maydis chromosome 1, whole genome shotgun sequence and encodes:
- a CDS encoding uncharacterized protein (related to RAD5 - DNA helicase) gives rise to the protein MTTQSSAGPQSQPSRDFFASSPSATPGSPSKQASQASKQPDALVTPSSVTANTSVCADNLLDHHQHEPQHDAASVVIGIEGSINDSAAIHRRRQQPRRAAVQNAKPLFLAEDEDDAINWPVADQEEGDDFFSTQLADQKVKRPARATVNSDEKDFQPSTLSSLSSPPSETVYKRSPPSDDVQASNGPAKRPKKSWSTPASVATTKSAPRHCSPTPDPRLRHDAFDRRYIGTFVLSAWSLSKGSSYVKPGDAVRIFRPRKKHATAEPKIASKLTNGGMQKAKQTTLNFRGASAGPTNFFTSKQKSKEKEHFIVRFSNMRGFEVGRLPLEVAIWMSKLIDAGIAEFEGVVVDCPPSLTVGCDIILQVKAYIKFDAFFSTLLGSREFDDQNEALRPETAESDLEKTLRERKISLLRMFRVCDLKPRLSNAILKSHKASDDFSSEAMLDQYGGDIQGAVKHAGSDLAISTENGTQLPHAGEDASSTAIDLDVEGDTDAVAHLEIADQLQSAKRQTDGDADTEENDGTELNLNQLDQVYRKAQANDAHLPEVEPPESFVLTLRPYQKQALGWMKNMEMAPGQSSSSQEQSVTQQGNGDTGERNVSLHPLWEEYEFPLDYDNPQANERLILSATRLFYFNPYTGDLSLDFQRASKGSRGGILADEMGLGKTIMVASLLHANRTSDPGEESEGEINAVDAAEGDVSTKRKGSAKQTSLASAFAASTSSVDQRKALLKASVSKGKASLVVAPMSLIGQWRDELIRASAPGSLTPVLYYADTKGDLLAQLESGKVDVVITSYGTLVTEYRRFLDGGGASNRHLSVSAPLYCIDWLRVILDEAHNIKNRSTMNARACCDLVSRRRWALTGTPIINRLTDLFSLLKFLRVEPWGDFSFFNSFVCKPFQAKSTKALDVVQVILESVLLRREKKMKDKDGKPIVELPPKTIVVKELEFSELERRIYDNVYRRAYLQFASLKANGTVTRNLSVIFSVLMRLRQAVCHPSLVLKAGSKVQSGGIRKDHVDRNGEVGVGEGDHVEVDADAVEFGLDSDHVGGNGTPSTQDLRELVAQFQLDEAGEAGDDSTESYTKATVERLIGEMHGDQATVPPVVSDGENECPICLEESQISPCYLPRCMHSACKACLVDYLGQCKQKGDQGACPTCRKGPVQETDLIEAIRTRPATRAASGGASPTDRPGKACTLTSVPSVIYVRNNLRTSTKLSALISHLNTLRATEAAFKGVIFSQFTSFLDLIEPVLTRYRFHFLRLDGSTPQKVRDKLVLEFQSPSPTNHVVLFLISLKAGGVGLNLTAANKIWLLDFWWNSSIENQAIDRIHRFGQTSPVSVFRYIIKDSIEDRILLIQKRKDMLIKHALNTDNHPHGTKPNSEMLANLDLLFGE
- a CDS encoding putative adenosine kinase, with protein sequence MAGGNFELVALGNPLLDMQIRNGEAMLEKYGLKANDAVLADEKQLAIYKDIVDNYDVTYVAGGAAQNAARCAQYVLPANSTAYLGCVGKDDLAKQLQAANDKEGLKSIYQFSDDQPTGSCAVVITGHNRSLCTNLGAAEKFTKSHLETAEAQQAIKNAKIFYLGGFFLTHGVESALVLAEEAKSRDVSFTMNLSAPFIPQFFTSQVDQVVPYADVVFGNESEAEAWAEAHKLESKDLKTIAQAIADFDAVTTKAQKRVVIITQGSQPTIVAKRGEKEQKVHETPKINPADIVDTNGAGDAFAGGVVGALVLGKSIDQAIDVGHKLGGMCIGQVGPILKFPKENVI
- a CDS encoding uncharacterized protein (related to SKN1 - protein involved in sphingolipid biosynthesis) — translated: MSRQGGDYRSVSGTQPKSQGLPSYKQVTYQPSSARLPVHSAINSDTMSGSISSGDSASSGQKQRLLPTASYQPHAATQQAIRLEGSNTRANTYASSWRGLANVCTLLFLVVGLVALFAGYPIISHLEKNNNQSKSGFNLGGTNGSGQVPDLPLFSLIDKDTPQSALSRVSPADGNSYHLVFSDEFEQEGRTFWPGDDPFWEAMELYYGVTGDYEYYSPEAINTTGGALSITMTQKATHNLNFQSGMLQSWNKFCFQGGYIEFSMRMPGGPSTSGYWPGLWLMGNLGRPGYPGSTDGMWPYSYPGCDAGILRNQTWVNGTGPDGAIHSEGTYSVGGQVSFLSGMRSPACTCPGEDHPGPSVNIARSSPELDILEAQIQNHQGVSHGYASQSYQVAPFDLSYEWVNTSDAVKIWDSDVTQVNSYKGNVYQEAVSSLTRIPDSGYVDSSNQYLTYGVEYHPDWNENGGGSVTWYVDGKPSWSINGKSMPANPPMDIGLRTISVEPMSIIINLGMSPTFQHVNFGSGGVVFPATMSVDYVRVYQLDGQSDRISCDPPDHPTAQYIADHMDLYTNPNYTVYPHKWPKNKLTGC